In one window of Ostrinia nubilalis chromosome 21, ilOstNubi1.1, whole genome shotgun sequence DNA:
- the LOC135082148 gene encoding putative nuclease HARBI1 translates to MNAINAIVHLANNADPARRRKLYRQRSNPFDLRDLNFKIKYRFNKDTVRTIIDLVEDDLVQSARGGGTCPELQVLVAIRCWGRREVQDDAGDLHGLSQPTVSRICARVAHAIANKANSFIKMPITIGEQERISAKFRAIKNFPGVIGAIDCTHIKIKKTGGDMAQYYINRKGYYSLNVQVVCDADLKIMDIVARWRGSTHDSRIFMESNIKQRFEDRQFRGRLIGDSGYPLLPYLFTPILRPSRPEEEAYNNAHISTRNTVERCFGVWKQRFQCLLHGLPVSLQNGKAVIIALAVLHNIAIDMNDTLLEQHMEQVPVTPQLSTENSVHDNRPSLLRRRSQLILQNFINQHF, encoded by the exons atgaatgctataaatgcaattgtgcatttagccaataatgccgacccagcgcgacgtagaaagctctaccgccaacgaagcaacccattcgatttgcgggacctaaattttaaaataaaatataggttcaataaggacacagtgcgcaccatcatagatttggtggaagatgatctggttcagagcgctagaggtggtggcacgtgtcctgaactgcaagttttagtggccataagatgttggggacgtcgtgag gtacaagatgatgctggtgacctccatggcctaagtcagccgacagtgagccggatatgcgccagagtcgcgcatgcaatcgcgaataaggcaaattccttcatcaaaatgcctatcactataggagagcaggaaagaattagtgccaaatttagagcaattaaaaattttcctggggtgataggagccatagattgcacccacattaaaattaaaaaaaccggaggtgacatggcccagtactatattaatagaaaaggctattattccctgaatgttcag gttgtctgtgatgctgacctcaaaataatggatatagtggctagatggcgaggcagtacacatgacagtcgaatttttatggagagcaatataaaacaacgatttgaggataggcagtttagaggacgccttattggcgattcgggctaccctcttctgccatatctatttacacctattttaaggcctagtcgtccagaagaagaagcatacaataatgctcacatctcaactaggaacactgttgaaaggtgttttggggtgtggaagcagcggttccaatgcctactccatggcttaccagtaagcctccaaaatggaaaagctgtgatcatagcattggctgtattacataatatagccattgatatgaatgacacattgttag aacaacatatggagcaggtccctgtaactccgcaactttcgacggagaacagtgttcacgacaaccgaccttcattgttgaggcgtaggtcgcagttgatactacaaaattttataaatcaacatttttga
- the LOC135081997 gene encoding THAP domain-containing protein 5-like, translating to MESRNNKKCVICNKRRSRGGSPLLLSRFPLDYDRCRMWVKNAGIEDLAYVPIEKLHQLKFVCGGHFTPESFNAKGTRLKNSAIPTLELSNPILPDEVLTEFPLHVKDSNKENLKTVLYDHSYCIPKKSNPVERVPLTTTTKQLNSTCLGAVDIPDSGISAKTTFEPLPSTSNAPEHMTYKPITHDDKNICHQEMHRQKY from the exons atggagagtagaaacaacaagaagtgcgttatttgtaataagaggcgaagtcgtggtggatcacccttacttttgagtaggtttcctctggattatgaccg ttgtcgaatgtgggttaaaaatgctggcatagaagacttagcatatgtacctattgaaaagttacaccaactgaagtttgtttgtggtgggcacttcactcctgaatccttcaatgccaaaggaactcggctgaagaactcagctattccaacactggaattgagcaatcccatcttgccagatgaagttttgacagagtttcctcttcatgtaaaagactccaataaagaaaacctcaagacag ttctttatgatcattcatattgcattccaaagaagtcaaatccagttgaacgag ttccccttacaactacaaccaaacaactaaattcaacatgtttgggagctgtggatataccagattctggtatttctgcgaaaacaacttttgaacctcttccttctacttccaatgcaccagaacatatgacctataaacccattactcatg atgataaaaacatttgccatcaagagatgcacaggcagaaatattag